Below is a window of Bacillota bacterium DNA.
GCCAGAACTCCACCAGGAAGCGGCCGGCCGAGTAGATGATCAGGTACAGCGCCGCCACCTCGCCGCTTCTGCGCTCACGGCGGCGCCGGTATGCGACGAGCGCGGCCACGCCCAGCGCGTTCCACACCGACTCGTACAGGAAGGCCGGGTGAAAGTACGCCGCCCCTGCCCACCCCGGCGGCCGCAGTTCCGGCGGGACGTAGAACCCCCAGGGCCGCGACGTCGGGTAGCCGACCACCTCATGGTTGAAGAAATTACCCCACCGGCCGATGGCTTGCCCCAGCAGGACGGACGGCGCCGCCAGATCCGCCAGGGCCGCGGCCGAGACACGCCGCCGGCGGCTGAACACGAGAATGGCAAACCCCACTCCCGCCAGCACTCCGTGGATGGAAAGGCCGCCCATCCACGTGCGGAAGATGTCGCCGGGGTGCTCGGCGAAGTAGTCGAGGTTCTGGATCACGAACCCGGCGCGGGCGCCGGCCAGGCCCAGCGGGATCCCCAGGGCGGCGGCGTCGAGCAACTCGTCGACCGAAAGCCCGATGCGGGCACGCTCGGGCTGTGCCAGCATCCACCCGGGTATGAACGAGAAGGCAATCAGGATGCCGTACCAGTGAACGGCCACCGGCCCCACCCTGAACGCCACGGCGTCCAGGGGGCGCCGCCCTGTCCATACGTCTGCGAGCCATGCGAGCGCCGGCGGGCCGGCGACCACCGCCAGCACCACCAGCGCTGCGAGCCCTACGGCCCAGGCCCGCGCCGGCCTCAAGCAGGTTCGGGCCAAACTTCGTCGCCGCCCACGTCACCCGGCTCACCGTCGCCCCCGGCGTCCGGGGCGAGGGGCTCGCCGGCGCAGCCTGACCGCGCTGCAAGCGCCTCGGGGGCCAGCGGGCTTTGCGTCGCCGGCCCGGAGAGCGCAAGCTCCAGCACCTGATCCATGTGGGCCACCGGGTGAATCTCCAACTGCCGGCGGACCGGAGCAGGGACCTCTTCCAGGTCGCGCAGGTTGTCCGAGGGAACGATCAGGTGGTGGATGCCGTAACGGTGCGCAGCCAGTACCTTCTCCTTGAGGCCTCCCACGGCGAGCACGCGCCCTCGCAGCGTGATCTCGCCGGTCATCGCCAGGTCCCGCCGCACGGGCCGGCCCGACAGAGCCGAGACCAGCGCCACGGCCATCGTGATGCCGGCCGACGGCCCGTCCTTGGGAATGGCCCCTTCGGGCACGTGCACGTGGATGTCAAGGCGCTCGTAAAACGAAGGGTCTATCCCGAGCTGGCTCGCTCGCGAGCGCACGTAGCTGTAAGAGGCCTGGGCCGACTCGCGCATCACGTCGCCGAGCTTGCCCGTCAGCCACAGCTTGCCGCGGCCCGGCACCACAGCTACCTCGATGGCCAGAAGATCCCCGCCAAACTCCGTGTACGCAAGCCCGAGGGCGAGCCCCACCCGGTCCTCTCCCTCGGTGGGGCTGTCGTGGTAACGGGGCGGGCCAAGCCACCGGTCAAGCGCCCCGGCGGTCACCCTCACCCGCGACTCCGGGTCGCGCACAACCCG
It encodes the following:
- the lgt gene encoding prolipoprotein diacylglyceryl transferase, with the translated sequence MARTCLRPARAWAVGLAALVVLAVVAGPPALAWLADVWTGRRPLDAVAFRVGPVAVHWYGILIAFSFIPGWMLAQPERARIGLSVDELLDAAALGIPLGLAGARAGFVIQNLDYFAEHPGDIFRTWMGGLSIHGVLAGVGFAILVFSRRRRVSAAALADLAAPSVLLGQAIGRWGNFFNHEVVGYPTSRPWGFYVPPELRPPGWAGAAYFHPAFLYESVWNALGVAALVAYRRRRERRSGEVAALYLIIYSAGRFLVEFWRIGEPLALGLTLAQWVSLGAAAAGAAWRYAARQRARVVVE